In Drosophila nasuta strain 15112-1781.00 chromosome 2R, ASM2355853v1, whole genome shotgun sequence, a single genomic region encodes these proteins:
- the LOC132787364 gene encoding ubiquitin-like domain-containing CTD phosphatase 1 gives MTEIKEMVVIVKWSGKEYPLTDLTDQDTVEVLRHEIFRKTQVRPERQKLLNLKHKGKPAADNIKLCNLELKPNFKLMMVGSTEADIEDACSLPEDIGEVIDDFDDAEEREESVENSAVYLAKVQRRVRDYKIAELSPAREGKHLLVLDIDYTLFDHRSPAEQGTELMRPYLHEFLASAYEHYDIVIWSATSMRWIEEKMRLLGVTTNENYKIMFYLDSNAMISVHVPDRGVVDVKPLGVIWGLYKQYSSKNTIMFDDIRRNFMMNPKSGLKIRPFRQAHLNRNSDKELLKLSKYLRQIALYCKDFNQLNHRKWEHYDPKKSS, from the exons atgactgAAATAAAGGAAATGGTAGTTATTGTAAAATGGAGTGGCAAGGAGTACCCGCTGACTGACCTCACCGACCAGGACACCGTTGAGGTGCTGCGCCACGAAATCTTTCGAAAAACACAAGTGCGTCCGGAACGCCAAAAGCTGTTGAATCTGAAGCACAAAG GCAAACCCGCTGCTGACAATATTAAGCTATGCAATCTGGAGCTCAAGCCCAATTTCAAGCTGATGATGGTGGGCTCAACGGAGGCGGACATCGAGGATGCCTGCAGTCTGCCCGAGGACATTGGCGAGGTCATCGATGACTTTGACGATGCCGAGGAGCGGGAGGAAAGCGTGGAGAACTCAGCCGTGTATCTTGCAAAGGTGCAGCGACGTGTTCGAGACTACAAAATCGCTGAGTTGTCGCCGGCACGCGAAGGAAAACATTTGCTAGTGCTGGACATCGATTACACGCTCTTTGATCATCGCTCGCCGGCAGAGCAAGGCACAGAACTGATGCGTCCGTACTTACACGAGTTCCTTGCTTCCGCTTATGAGCACTATGATATTGTCATCTGGTCCGCAACCAGCATGCGTTGGATTGAAGAGAAGATGCGTTTGCTCGGTGTGACTACGAATGAAAACTACAAGATCATGTTCTACCTCGACTCGAATGCAATGATCTCAGTGCATGTGCCAGATCGTGGTGTGGTGGATGTGAAGCCATTGGGCGTCATCTGGGGACTGTACAAACAGTATAGTTCCAAGAATACGATTATGTTCGATGATATACGTCGCAATTTCATGATGAATCCCAAGTCTGGTCTCAAAATTCGTCCATTTCGCCAGGCGCACTTGAATCGCAACAGTGACAAGGAGCTGCTCAAGTTGTCCAAGTATCTGCGCCAGATTGCACTCTACTGCAAAGACTTTAATCAGCTCAATCATCGCAAGTGGGAGCACTACGATCCCAAGAAGAGCTCTTAA